A genome region from Megalobrama amblycephala isolate DHTTF-2021 linkage group LG16, ASM1881202v1, whole genome shotgun sequence includes the following:
- the akap1b gene encoding A kinase (PRKA) anchor protein 1b: MPLRFRSFVPYTLPGVLALIGWWWYISRKKERITSHDSEEGSVMGLRTSSGEGSNGMVDKSCPAASSTHRRTSRDRVKAKEHKPVEQEVVAEIHTPVLKATAGEALGAPPVVLASGQLNAPQSGAKSVPPQTHPETARQSTPVSSSTPTKTVEESPHHKGPEAATDSKPSSQLPPDLASTGSIKKQVDNQPLIRQRPAELAKAERPEPEGEVATEISVVTCAQNLPADISKVELASAASSVEGETVLLETCSLKTPLTLTSFPNSTSTPLSESSTEAQHQENGDLGLPAETSPDMQELQRLAAGLITEVISAATQEVMAVSSCESRYSKGPEEANSSTPAVNGKEVESVPPESTESEESQAAQIAEEIVNGCLAPLLWKMPENEKEKALLTVPSGGQLESTPVLAKLQAEEALVEDSGCSTCQSEDGVSSEDLHSTGLSSTVFESKEDLIQISGTCRASEGHGDGLQESLAIIAPQESPLTAENVATVCEAARLNGTGLRNGTTSEVDADQSGGSDVNSMDSVDSCSTLGAGDGQLSGSQTCQSQSSELIVWEIEVPKHLVGRLIGKQGRYVSFLKQSSGAKIYISTLPYTQEFQICHIEGTQQQVDKALALIGKKFKDLDLTNLYAPPPPPLTLPSLPMTSWLLLPNGVTVEVIVVNIVSAGHLFVQQHTHPTYHALRSLDQQMYLCYSQPGTPPLPSPVEVGVICAAPAVDGAWWRAQVISFYKDSTEVEIRYVDYGGYDRVKIDTLRQIRSDFVTLPFQGTEVLLDNIAPLPGEDRFSAEANSALEEMTRGVPMLAQVTNYDNNTGLPLVHMWNMVGEELVLLNRTLAERGYGTWVDSF, translated from the exons ATGCCACTGAGGTTCCGGTCCTTTGTTCCGTATACGCTTCCTGGAGTGCTGGCGCTCATAGGCTGGTGGTGGTACATCTCCCGCAAGAAAGAGCGAATCACCAGCCACGACAGTGAGGAGGGGTCAGTTATGGGCTTGCGGACCTCCTCTGGAGAGGGCAGCAATGGGATGGTTGACAAGAGCTGCCCTGCAGCCAGCAGCACACACCGTAGAACCAGCCGAGACAGAGTCAAGGCCAAAGAGCACAAGCCTGTTGAGCAGGAAGTAGTAGCGGAGATTCACACGCCGGTGCTAAAAGCCACTGCGGGAGAGGCTCTTGGCGCCCCTCCAGTTGTCTTGGCAAGTGGACAGCTAAATGCTCCTCAGAGCGGTGCAAAATCAGTGCCCCCACAAACCCACCCAGAGACCGCCAGGCAGTCGACTCCTGTGTCATCTTCAACCCCAACAAAAACAGTGGAGGAGAGCCCTCATCATAAAGGACCAGAAGCCGCCACTGACAGCAAACCCTCAAGCCAGTTACCGCCGGATCTAGCAAGTACTGGTTCAATCAAGAAGCAGGTCGATAACCAACCACTAATTAGGCAACGTCCTGCAGAGCTAGCTAAAGCAGAGCGACCTGAACCTGAGGGAGAGGTGGCCACTGAAATCTCGGTAGTAACTTGTGCTCAGAATCTGCCAGCTGACATTTCAAAAGTTGAGCTGGCCTCTGCTGCATCCTCAGTGGAAGGTGAGACTGTCTTGCTGGAGACCTGCAGCCTAAAAACACCTCTGACTTTGACCTCGTTCCCCAACTCCACCAGTACACCCCTCTCAGAAAGCTCCACGGAGGCCCAGCACCAAGAAAACGGAGACCTGGGCCTACCAGCTGAGACCAGTCCAGACATGCAGGAGCTCCAGCGTCTCGCGGCTGGGCTGATCACTGAGGTCATCTCGGCAGCCACCCAGGAGGTCATGGCGGTCAGCAGCTGTGAGTCCCGGTACAGCAAGGGCCCTGAAGAGGCCAACAGCAGCACGCCGGCTGTAAATGGTAAGGAAGTAGAGTCTGTACCTCCTGAAAGTACAGAAAGTGAAGAGTCTCAGGCGGCGCAGATAGCAGAAGAGATTGTCAATGGTTGTCTGGCACCTTTGCTCTGGAAGATGCCAGAGAATGAGAAGGAAAAAGCCTTGTTGACTGTGCCGTCTGGGGGACAGTTGGAGTCAACGCCAGTTCTGGCCAAGCTGCAGGCAGAGGAAGCTCTGGTTGAGGACTCAGGATGTAGCACGTGCCAATCCGAGGATGGCGTCAGCAGTGAGGACCTCCATAGCACGGGATTGTCCTCGACAGTGTTTGAAAGCAAGGAGGACCTCATTCAAATTTCAGGGACTTGTAGGGCCTCAGAGGGTCATGGAGATGGACTGCAGGAGAGTCTTGCTATAATTGCTCCTCAGGAGTCCCCGCTTACTGCAGAAAATGTTGCTACAGTTTGCGAAGCAGCACGGTTGAATGGAACAGGCCTTAGGAATGGCACCACTAGCGAGGTTGACGCTGACCAGTCAGGAG GTTCAGATGTGAATAGCATGGATTCAGTGGACAGCTGTTCCACCTTGGGGGCGGGAGACGGCCAGCTGAGTGGCAGCCAGACCTGTCAGTCACAGAGCTCAGAGCTTATTGTGTGGGAGATTGAGGTGCCAAAG CATCTAGTGGGACGGCTAATCGGCAAACAAGGGCGATACGTGAGCTTCCTGAAGCAGAGCTCTGGTGCTAAGATCTACATTTCAACCCTGCCTTACACTCAAGAGTTTCAGATCTGTCATATAGAGG GAACCCAGCAGCAGGTAGATAAGGCGCTAGCTTTGATTGGGAAGAAGTTTAAAGACTTGGACCTGACCAACTTGTATGCCCCACCGCCCCCACCACTAACGTTACCCTCTCTGCCCATGACTTCCTGG CTTCTGTTGCCCAATGGGGTGACGGTGGAGGTGATCGTGGTGAACATTGTATCAGCCGGTCACCTGTTTGTCCAGCAGCACACTCACCCTACGTACCACGCCCTGCGCAGTCTGGACCAGCAGATGTACCTGTGCTATTCACAGCCTGGCACTCCCCCGTTACCATCACCTGTTGAAG TTGGAGTGATTTGTGCGGCCCCAGCTGTCGATGGAGCCTGGTGGCGAGCGCAGGTCATCTCCTTCTACAAAGATTCAACCGAAGTGGAAATCCGATATGTTGATTATGGAGGCTACGACAGAGTCAAGATTGACACCCTTCGACAGATCAG GTCGGACTTCGTGACATTACCGTTCCAAGGAACAGAAGTGTTATTGGACAACATTGCCCCACTTCCAG GAGAGGATCGGTTCTCAGCAGAGGCCAATTCTGCGCTGGAAGAGATGACAAGAGGGGTTCCAATGCTGGCACAA GTCACCAACTACGACAATAATACAGGACTTCCTTTAGTACACATGTGGAACATGGTGGGAGAGGAG CTGGTCCTGCTCAACCGCACTTTGGCAGAGCGAGGTTATGGCACCTGGGTGGACAGTTTCTGA